Part of the Crossiella cryophila genome, CCAACCCAACACCTACCCACCTCGCCAGCACCCCACGAACCTCTACCCAGCTAGCCCACAGTCCACCAACGTCTACCCAGTAAGCCCACGCCCCACCAATCTCTCCCCAGCTAACCCGCACCCCTCCAACACCTACCCAGCTAGCCCACGCCCCACCAATCTCTCCCCGCCTAGCTCGCAGCCCACCAACACCCACCCACCTAGCCCAGGCCAACCCAGCATCCACCCAGCCAACCCTCAGTCCGCCAACGCCTACCCCTTCAGCCCGCACCACACCAACGCCAAAGCGGTCTTCGCCACCGCCTTCGGCCTGCGCCGCCCCGCAGGCATGGCCCGCGCCTTGGAGATCGCCGGGCTGCCGTTGCAGGGCCGCCACCACCGCGGCGACGACGATTCGTGGAACATCGCCGCGCTGGTGCTGTGCCTGCTCAGCCGCGGAGCCTGGCCAGGAGCGCCCGCGGGTCAGTGACGCCGGCGTAGCGCCAGGTAACCGAGCCAGACTAGGTAGATCGCACTGACGCCGAAACCGATGCCGAAGGGCGACAACTGGTAATGGTCCCCGGCGCTGAACTGCACCGGGAAGACGAGCCGGACGACCAGTCCGATGACGATGGTGCCGATGGCGAGGATGAGCAGGGCGCCGATGATCCCGACGACGAACCGGGTCCGGCTGCAGGTGTTCACGGGTAGATCAGGGTGCGATCGATCCGAAATTCGGCTCACGCTTCGCAGGCTACTTGTCCGACTACGGGACACGTCCCGTCCGCTGTGCGGGCAAATCCAGGCAAACCGGTCCCCCAGGCCCCCACCCATCCCAAGCCCAACCCCGCTACCAGCCACAAAACCCCGCCGCGATACCGCTTCTCCCTCCCAGGAGTGAAATTCCGCCCCACCCCTAGGCCATCCGGCCATCTCCCACTACGACTCAGGTACTACCCGCCCTGC contains:
- a CDS encoding 3'-5' exonuclease, which translates into the protein MRSEPDLLNVIDVEATCWPGNPPPGQASEIIEIGLTVVSLATAERLHKHRILVRPRQSTVSEFCTELTGLTQAEVDTGVNFPEACAILATEHAAGERPWTSWGDYDRKQFQRQCTTTAPSSPHPTNANPPSPHQPNTYPPRQHPTNLYPASPQSTNVYPVSPRPTNLSPANPHPSNTYPASPRPTNLSPPSSQPTNTHPPSPGQPSIHPANPQSANAYPFSPHHTNAKAVFATAFGLRRPAGMARALEIAGLPLQGRHHRGDDDSWNIAALVLCLLSRGAWPGAPAGQ